From a region of the Deinococcus metallilatus genome:
- a CDS encoding LacI family DNA-binding transcriptional regulator gives MTTLEEVARLAAVSPSTVSRALARPDMVAQETRDRVLDAVRQTGYRPNALARSLRQQESRNLGLVITDLNPFHATLAKGVQDAAEQYDLNVILFTSDESERKERRALETLRSHMPQGLILIPTAHTREHQALLQGLPVVELDRVSGISEAHSVQVDNVGSARSAVQHLTELGHRRIGGIFGHQTVSTATGRLQGYKDALRGAAIPFDPALVQFGDYREASGHEAALHLLSLPANVRPTALFVSSHEMTVGAVLAVRELGVRIPHDVSVVGFDDSRLMQILEPPMTVIAQPTYDLGQAACHTLVSLVRRRAEASVAGTATEPGKKVLLPAPLIVRHSTGPPCDVTTPPSLELST, from the coding sequence ATGACGACGCTTGAAGAAGTGGCCAGACTGGCTGCGGTTTCTCCGTCCACCGTTTCAAGGGCGCTGGCGCGTCCGGACATGGTGGCTCAGGAAACCCGCGACCGGGTGCTGGACGCCGTGCGGCAGACCGGCTACCGCCCGAACGCGCTGGCCCGCAGCCTGCGCCAGCAGGAAAGTCGCAACCTGGGCCTGGTGATCACCGATCTGAACCCGTTTCACGCCACACTCGCCAAAGGCGTGCAGGACGCCGCGGAACAGTACGACCTGAACGTCATCCTGTTCACGAGTGACGAGTCGGAACGCAAGGAGCGCCGGGCCCTGGAAACGCTCCGCAGCCACATGCCGCAGGGGTTGATCCTGATTCCGACGGCCCACACCCGGGAACATCAGGCTCTGCTCCAGGGCCTCCCGGTGGTGGAACTGGACCGGGTGAGCGGGATCAGCGAAGCCCACAGCGTGCAGGTGGACAACGTGGGCAGCGCCCGCAGCGCCGTCCAGCACCTCACCGAACTCGGTCACCGCCGCATCGGGGGAATCTTCGGCCATCAGACGGTCAGTACCGCGACGGGCCGGTTGCAGGGCTACAAGGACGCGCTGCGCGGCGCCGCGATCCCCTTCGACCCGGCGCTGGTGCAATTTGGCGATTACCGGGAAGCCAGTGGGCATGAGGCCGCGCTGCACCTCCTGAGCCTCCCGGCCAACGTCCGGCCCACGGCCCTCTTCGTGAGCAGTCACGAGATGACGGTCGGCGCGGTTCTGGCCGTGCGGGAACTGGGGGTACGCATTCCCCACGACGTTTCGGTGGTGGGCTTCGACGACTCCAGGCTGATGCAGATTCTGGAGCCGCCCATGACCGTGATTGCCCAGCCGACCTATGACCTGGGACAGGCCGCCTGCCATACCCTCGTCTCCCTGGTCAGGCGCCGGGCCGAAGCCTCCGTTGCCGGTACCGCCACGGAACCCGGGAAAAAGGTCCTGCTTCCCGCGCCCCTGATCGTGCGTCATTCCACCGGGCCTCCCTGTGACGTCACCACCCCGCCTTCCCTCGAACTTTCAACATGA
- a CDS encoding DinB family protein: MTPRTPEEQLAALQAVYPTPEVVALQLDRELAALEETIRAAAPHWSTRMPGRDWTPAQEAEHAILVNEGTGKLVRLLLSDRPLREAPQQPGQTENGKRLAPPGTEPGAGEALDTLLTRHAAASALLAGVRADPNPDRTFFHPFMGKIDALDWLRMATWHTRHHRKAIQAGLDHLNAGERAEM, from the coding sequence ATGACCCCACGCACCCCGGAGGAGCAGCTCGCGGCGCTCCAGGCTGTCTACCCCACACCGGAAGTCGTCGCCCTGCAACTGGACCGCGAACTCGCCGCCCTGGAGGAGACTATCCGCGCGGCGGCACCCCACTGGAGCACGCGGATGCCTGGCCGGGACTGGACGCCCGCGCAGGAAGCGGAGCACGCCATCCTGGTCAACGAGGGGACCGGCAAACTCGTGCGGCTGCTGCTGTCGGACCGGCCCCTCCGGGAGGCCCCGCAGCAACCCGGGCAAACGGAGAACGGGAAGCGTCTCGCCCCGCCCGGGACGGAACCCGGCGCGGGGGAGGCGCTCGATACGCTGCTGACCCGCCACGCCGCGGCCTCCGCCCTGCTGGCGGGTGTCCGCGCCGATCCCAACCCGGACCGGACCTTTTTCCACCCGTTCATGGGGAAGATCGATGCCCTCGACTGGCTGCGGATGGCCACCTGGCACACCCGGCACCACCGCAAGGCCATACAGGCGGGCCTCGACCACCTGAACGCCGGGGAACGCGCGGAGATGTGA
- a CDS encoding glutamate synthase-related protein, which translates to MDHNELHLPSPQETEALSQQGLYQHEHEHDACGVGFVAHLKGHKTHDIVTQGLGILENLDHRGAVGADELMGDGAGILIQIPDEFYRAEMARQGVTLPPPGDYGVGMIFLPKEHASRLACEQELERAIRAEGQVLLGWRDVPVSREMPMSPAVRAKEPVIRQVFIGHGPDILVPDALERKLYVIRKRASLAILRLKLTHGREYYVPSMSCRTVIYKGLLLAGQVGEYYLDLQDPSVVSALALVHQRFSTNTFPEWYLAHPYRMVAHNGEINTVKGNFNWMRAREGVMKSPVLGDDLQKLYPISLRGQSDTATFDNALELLTMAGYPLAHAMMMLIPEAWEQHDQMDERRRAFYEYHAAMMEPWDGPAAMVFTDGRQIGATLDRNGLRPARYIVTKDDLVVLASESGVLPIPEHKIVKKWRLQPGRMFLLDLDEGRIVDDEELRSRYASAKPYRQWIENVRVKLDELAADGEVPAFRESLLDRQQAFGYTQEDLKFLLSPLAAAGEEGVGSMGNDSPLAVLSGKNKPLYNYFRQLFAQVTNPPIDPIREAVVMSLVSFIGPRPNLLDINAVNPPMRLEVAQPVLDFADMARLRGIGRQTGDKFRPYELGICYPAAWGHEGVEAQLASLCAHAVDAIRSGHNILILTDRAVDRDHVAIPAPLALSAVHQHLVREGLRTTAGLVVETGSAREVHHFAVLAGYGAEAVHPYLALETLAALYPEQPEKASANYIKGIGKGLSKIMSKMGISTYMSYCGAQIFEAIGLSEDLVQKFFRGTSTQVGGIGVFEVAEEALRLHRAAFSDDPQLAQRLDVGGEYAWRAQGEEHMWTPDAVAKLQHAARSGRFETYREYARLINDQSRRHMTLRGLFELKMDPEKAIPLEEVEPAAEIVKRFATGAMSLGSISTEAHTTLAVAMNRIGGKSNTGEGGEDPARYRGEMQGQQTRAGTRLSDLLGEGRIEAPADYELQEGDSLRSKIKQVASGRFGVTTEYLVSADQIQIKMAQGAKPGEGGQLPGGKVTDYIAYLRHSVPGVGLISPPPHHDIYSIEDLAQLIHDLKNVNPQADISVKLVSEVGVGTVAAGVAKAKADHVVIAGHDGGTGASPWSSIKHAGSPWELGLAETQQTLVLNRLRDRIRVQADGQMKTGRDVVIGALLGADEFGFATAPLVAEGCIMMRKCHLNTCPVGVATQDPVLRQRFAGKPEHVINFFFFVAEEVREIMAALGIRRFDDLIGRSDLLDTRKGIEHWKARGLDFSRLFYRAEPSGLARRHFGQQDHGLHGALDMTLIEKCRPALERGEKVKVLETARNVNRTVGAMLSGELIRRHPDGLPDNTIFIQMEGNGGQSFGAFLAKGITLYLIGDANDYTGKGLSGGRVIVRPSIDFRGDATRNIIVGNTVLYGATSGEAFLRGVAGERFAVRLSGATAVVEGTGDHGCEYMTGGTVAVLGKTGRNFAAGMSGGIAYVYDEDGQFASRCNPAMVTLDRVVPSGEQEASIPQRFWHRGQTDEAQLRQLLEDHHMWTGSLRARELLDHWDAALPKFVKVFPREYERALGDLGAGASHPEPDETRAAPTVLR; encoded by the coding sequence ATGGATCACAACGAACTGCACCTGCCTTCCCCCCAGGAAACCGAGGCGCTCAGCCAGCAGGGCCTGTACCAGCACGAACACGAACACGACGCTTGCGGTGTCGGCTTCGTCGCCCACCTGAAGGGCCACAAGACCCATGACATCGTCACGCAGGGCCTGGGGATTCTGGAGAACCTCGACCACCGTGGGGCGGTCGGGGCCGACGAACTGATGGGTGACGGTGCGGGCATCCTGATTCAGATTCCCGATGAGTTCTACCGCGCCGAGATGGCGAGACAGGGCGTGACCCTGCCGCCGCCCGGCGACTACGGCGTCGGGATGATCTTTCTGCCCAAGGAACACGCCTCGCGCCTGGCGTGCGAGCAGGAACTGGAGCGCGCGATCCGGGCCGAGGGGCAGGTGCTGCTGGGCTGGCGCGACGTGCCGGTCAGCCGTGAGATGCCGATGTCCCCGGCGGTGCGCGCCAAGGAGCCGGTGATCCGTCAGGTGTTCATCGGCCACGGGCCGGATATCCTGGTGCCCGACGCGCTGGAACGCAAGCTGTACGTGATCCGCAAGCGGGCGTCGCTGGCGATCCTGCGCCTCAAGCTCACACATGGGCGTGAGTACTACGTGCCCTCCATGTCCTGCCGCACGGTGATCTACAAGGGTCTGCTGCTCGCGGGTCAGGTCGGGGAGTATTACCTCGACCTGCAAGACCCCTCGGTGGTGTCGGCCCTCGCCCTGGTCCACCAGCGGTTCTCGACCAACACCTTCCCCGAGTGGTACCTCGCGCACCCCTACCGCATGGTGGCGCACAACGGCGAGATCAACACTGTCAAGGGCAACTTCAACTGGATGCGGGCGCGCGAGGGCGTGATGAAGTCCCCGGTGCTGGGCGACGACCTGCAGAAGCTCTACCCCATCAGCCTGCGCGGGCAGTCGGACACCGCCACCTTCGACAACGCGCTCGAACTGCTGACGATGGCGGGCTATCCGCTCGCGCACGCGATGATGATGCTGATTCCGGAAGCCTGGGAGCAGCACGACCAGATGGACGAGCGCCGCCGCGCCTTTTACGAGTACCACGCGGCGATGATGGAGCCCTGGGACGGCCCGGCCGCGATGGTGTTCACCGACGGGCGCCAGATCGGCGCGACCCTGGACCGCAACGGCCTGCGTCCCGCCCGCTACATCGTCACGAAGGACGATCTGGTGGTGCTGGCCTCGGAGTCGGGCGTGCTGCCGATTCCCGAGCACAAGATCGTGAAGAAGTGGCGGCTCCAGCCGGGCCGGATGTTCCTGCTCGACCTCGACGAGGGGCGCATCGTCGACGACGAGGAACTGCGGAGCCGCTACGCCTCGGCCAAGCCCTACCGGCAGTGGATCGAGAACGTGCGGGTCAAGCTGGACGAACTGGCGGCAGACGGCGAAGTCCCGGCGTTCCGCGAGTCGCTGCTCGACCGCCAGCAGGCCTTCGGCTACACGCAGGAAGACCTGAAGTTCCTGCTGAGTCCCCTCGCCGCTGCGGGCGAGGAAGGCGTCGGCTCGATGGGCAACGACTCGCCGCTGGCGGTGCTGTCGGGCAAGAACAAGCCGCTCTACAACTACTTCCGCCAGCTCTTCGCGCAGGTCACCAACCCGCCCATCGACCCGATCCGCGAAGCAGTCGTGATGTCGCTGGTGTCCTTTATCGGCCCGCGCCCCAACCTGCTCGACATCAACGCGGTCAACCCGCCGATGCGGCTGGAGGTGGCGCAGCCGGTCCTCGACTTCGCGGACATGGCGCGGCTGCGCGGCATCGGGCGGCAGACGGGGGACAAGTTCCGGCCCTACGAACTCGGTATCTGCTACCCGGCGGCCTGGGGCCACGAGGGCGTGGAGGCCCAGCTCGCCTCACTGTGCGCGCATGCGGTGGACGCGATCCGCAGCGGCCACAACATCCTGATCCTGACCGACCGCGCGGTGGACCGCGACCACGTCGCCATCCCGGCCCCGCTGGCACTGTCGGCGGTCCATCAGCACCTCGTCCGTGAAGGGCTGCGGACGACGGCGGGCCTGGTGGTCGAAACGGGTTCGGCACGGGAAGTGCATCACTTCGCGGTGCTGGCGGGCTACGGGGCGGAGGCGGTCCACCCCTACCTCGCGCTGGAGACGCTGGCGGCGCTGTACCCGGAACAGCCCGAAAAGGCCAGCGCCAACTACATCAAGGGCATCGGCAAGGGCCTGTCCAAGATCATGTCGAAGATGGGCATCAGCACCTATATGTCGTACTGCGGTGCCCAGATTTTCGAGGCCATCGGGCTGAGCGAGGACCTGGTGCAGAAGTTCTTCCGGGGGACCTCGACCCAGGTGGGCGGCATCGGTGTGTTCGAGGTGGCCGAAGAGGCGCTGCGCCTCCACCGCGCGGCCTTCAGCGACGATCCCCAGCTCGCGCAGAGGCTGGACGTGGGCGGCGAGTACGCCTGGCGGGCGCAGGGTGAGGAGCACATGTGGACGCCCGACGCGGTCGCCAAGCTCCAGCACGCGGCGCGCTCGGGCCGGTTCGAGACGTACCGCGAGTACGCCCGCCTCATCAACGACCAGTCCCGCCGCCACATGACGCTGCGCGGCCTCTTCGAGCTGAAGATGGACCCCGAGAAGGCCATCCCGCTGGAGGAAGTCGAACCCGCCGCCGAGATCGTCAAGCGCTTTGCGACGGGCGCGATGTCCCTGGGGTCGATCAGCACCGAGGCGCACACGACGCTCGCCGTCGCGATGAACCGCATCGGCGGCAAGTCGAACACCGGCGAGGGCGGCGAGGACCCGGCGCGTTACCGGGGCGAGATGCAGGGCCAGCAGACCCGGGCGGGCACCCGGCTGAGTGACCTGCTGGGCGAGGGGCGCATCGAGGCCCCGGCAGACTACGAGCTTCAGGAAGGCGACTCGCTGCGCTCGAAGATCAAGCAGGTCGCGTCGGGCCGCTTCGGGGTCACGACCGAGTATCTGGTGTCCGCCGACCAGATTCAGATCAAGATGGCCCAGGGCGCCAAGCCCGGCGAGGGCGGGCAGCTTCCGGGCGGCAAGGTCACCGACTACATCGCCTATCTGCGCCACTCGGTCCCCGGCGTGGGCCTGATCTCTCCTCCCCCGCACCACGACATCTACTCCATCGAGGACCTCGCGCAACTGATCCACGACCTCAAGAACGTCAATCCACAGGCCGACATTTCGGTGAAGCTGGTGTCGGAAGTGGGCGTCGGCACGGTCGCGGCGGGCGTGGCGAAAGCAAAGGCGGACCATGTGGTGATCGCGGGCCATGACGGCGGCACAGGGGCTTCGCCCTGGTCCTCCATCAAGCACGCCGGGTCGCCCTGGGAACTGGGCCTGGCCGAGACGCAGCAGACGCTGGTGCTGAACCGCCTGCGCGACCGCATCCGCGTGCAGGCCGACGGCCAGATGAAGACCGGGCGCGACGTGGTGATCGGGGCGCTGCTGGGGGCGGACGAATTCGGCTTTGCCACCGCACCGCTGGTGGCCGAGGGCTGCATCATGATGCGCAAGTGCCACCTGAACACCTGCCCGGTGGGTGTGGCGACCCAGGACCCGGTGCTGCGCCAGCGGTTCGCGGGCAAGCCCGAACACGTCATCAACTTCTTCTTCTTCGTGGCCGAGGAAGTGCGCGAGATCATGGCGGCGCTCGGCATCCGCCGCTTCGACGACCTGATCGGGCGCAGCGACCTGCTCGATACCCGAAAGGGCATCGAACACTGGAAGGCGCGGGGCCTCGACTTCAGCCGCCTCTTCTACCGGGCCGAACCGTCTGGCCTCGCGCGGCGGCATTTCGGCCAGCAGGACCACGGCCTGCACGGGGCGCTGGACATGACCCTGATCGAGAAGTGCCGCCCGGCCCTGGAGCGCGGCGAGAAGGTCAAGGTGCTGGAGACGGCCAGGAACGTGAACCGCACGGTCGGCGCGATGCTCTCCGGCGAACTGATCCGCCGCCACCCGGACGGCCTCCCCGACAACACCATCTTCATCCAGATGGAGGGCAACGGCGGCCAGAGCTTCGGCGCGTTCCTGGCGAAGGGCATCACGCTGTACCTGATCGGGGACGCGAACGACTACACCGGCAAGGGCCTGTCGGGCGGCCGGGTCATCGTGCGGCCCAGCATCGACTTCCGGGGCGACGCGACCAGGAACATCATCGTGGGGAATACCGTGCTGTACGGGGCGACCTCGGGCGAGGCTTTCCTGCGCGGCGTGGCGGGTGAGCGGTTCGCGGTGCGGCTCTCCGGCGCGACGGCGGTCGTCGAGGGTACCGGCGACCACGGCTGCGAGTACATGACCGGCGGCACGGTCGCCGTGCTGGGCAAGACGGGCCGCAACTTCGCGGCGGGCATGTCGGGCGGCATCGCCTACGTGTACGACGAGGACGGCCAGTTCGCCAGCCGCTGCAACCCCGCGATGGTCACGCTCGACCGGGTGGTGCCCTCGGGCGAGCAGGAAGCCAGCATCCCGCAACGCTTCTGGCACCGGGGGCAGACCGACGAGGCGCAGCTCCGCCAACTGCTCGAAGACCACCACATGTGGACCGGCTCGCTGCGTGCCCGCGAACTGCTCGACCACTGGGACGCCGCGCTGCCGAAATTCGTCAAGGTCTTCCCGCGCGAGTACGAGCGCGCCCTGGGGGACCTGGGGGCCGGGGCCAGCCACCCCGAACCCGACGAGACGCGCGCCGCGCCCACCGTGCTCCGCTGA